One genomic region from Terriglobus aquaticus encodes:
- a CDS encoding colicin transporter, with translation MEHGSKFKYGAGVVLGLVLAAISVSAPAQDANVDPNFNGNVAPQGYGQQDYSQQQGYPQQGYAQPGYDPNAQYGAAPQQQQGYDYPLPEQGGVTATVAPPAIPEYDQPTAPGDGYIWTPGYWAWDPNAGDYYWVAGQWVLPPYTGALWTPGWWGPYDGGGYFWHAGYWGPYVGYYGGINYGFGYFGTGYWGGFWRGGAFYYNRGLNHFGGGFHGGHFFNSGYYGGFHGGIRGGGIGWTQHPVGGFGGRGFAGNGFGNRGGYGGGYVNRGGYNGGAFNRGGYTGGGYNRGGYNGGTINRGQVGGNRFAGGQGFNGGQNFGGQRGFTGNPGGQNFSGQRGFSGGNPGGFSGGGRPSGGFSGGGRPSGNFSGGGGGGLHGGGGGGGFHGGGGGGSHGGGGHR, from the coding sequence ATGGAACACGGAAGCAAATTCAAATACGGGGCAGGTGTGGTCCTGGGGCTGGTGTTGGCCGCGATCAGTGTTTCCGCGCCCGCGCAGGATGCGAATGTAGACCCCAACTTCAATGGCAACGTGGCTCCCCAGGGTTACGGACAGCAGGATTACTCGCAGCAGCAGGGGTACCCTCAACAGGGCTACGCGCAGCCGGGCTATGACCCGAACGCGCAGTATGGTGCTGCGCCGCAGCAGCAGCAGGGCTATGACTATCCGCTGCCGGAGCAGGGTGGCGTTACCGCTACCGTGGCTCCTCCCGCGATACCGGAATACGATCAGCCGACGGCTCCTGGTGACGGCTACATCTGGACGCCTGGCTACTGGGCTTGGGACCCGAATGCAGGCGACTACTACTGGGTCGCGGGGCAATGGGTTCTGCCACCCTACACCGGTGCGCTTTGGACACCGGGCTGGTGGGGGCCGTATGACGGCGGCGGTTATTTCTGGCATGCCGGTTATTGGGGACCTTATGTCGGCTACTACGGCGGCATCAACTACGGCTTCGGCTACTTCGGCACCGGCTACTGGGGCGGGTTCTGGCGCGGCGGGGCGTTCTATTACAACCGCGGCCTGAACCACTTCGGCGGCGGCTTCCATGGCGGCCACTTCTTCAATAGCGGCTACTACGGAGGCTTCCACGGCGGCATTCGCGGCGGTGGCATCGGCTGGACGCAGCACCCGGTAGGGGGCTTTGGCGGTCGTGGCTTCGCCGGGAACGGTTTCGGCAACCGGGGCGGTTATGGCGGTGGCTACGTGAACCGGGGAGGCTACAACGGAGGCGCTTTCAACCGCGGTGGTTACACCGGTGGCGGCTACAACCGTGGCGGCTATAACGGCGGGACTATCAATCGCGGCCAGGTTGGGGGCAATCGCTTTGCCGGCGGACAGGGTTTCAATGGCGGTCAGAACTTTGGCGGCCAGCGAGGCTTTACCGGCAATCCGGGTGGCCAGAACTTCAGCGGTCAGCGTGGCTTTAGCGGTGGTAACCCCGGCGGCTTCTCGGGCGGCGGGCGTCCGTCGGGTGGCTTCTCCGGTGGCGGACGTCCGTCCGGGAACTTCTCCGGCGGTGGCGGCGGAGGCCTCCATGGTGGTGGCGGTGGTGGCGGCTTCCACGGTGGTGGAGGCGGCGGCTCACACGGTGGTGGTGGACACCGCTAA
- the ftsA gene encoding cell division protein FtsA translates to MKESPDNLITVLDAGSAKCCVLVAEVQDGVLRYRGHGIEKSKGMRKGLIAELAPAADAINRAALTAERLTKVGIETAVVGVGGTHVRGINSRGGISMGSRMREITREEVRAAVDRARSVALPADREILHLLPQEFILDDQPGIHDPIGMVGTKLEVNLHLSTCSGGVTQSVVTCANRAGLEVVDTVYEGIASAEAVLSADERELGVCIADIGASSTELAVFFEGSVAHTAVLPIGGDHFTNDLAVGLHVSQEEAERLKIEFGNCVVTSVPSLNEVEVGGNLHTGGTTAPRLVRQRFLAEILEPRARELFTMLRNNLREGGVLEALGTGCVMTGGGARLAGLLDVAESLLRTPARIGSPVPLSRMPEELAEPEFATAIGMLLYTHRTRVRRANEELGLKQKLKAIFAGTF, encoded by the coding sequence GTGAAAGAGAGTCCGGACAATCTGATCACCGTGCTGGACGCCGGAAGCGCGAAGTGCTGCGTTCTGGTCGCAGAAGTGCAGGACGGCGTTCTGCGCTATCGCGGGCATGGCATTGAGAAGTCAAAGGGCATGCGCAAAGGCCTGATCGCGGAACTTGCGCCGGCGGCCGATGCGATCAACCGGGCCGCGCTGACAGCGGAGCGTCTGACCAAGGTCGGCATTGAGACGGCTGTGGTCGGCGTGGGCGGAACCCACGTGCGCGGCATCAACTCGCGCGGCGGCATCAGCATGGGCTCGCGCATGCGAGAGATTACGCGCGAAGAGGTACGCGCCGCCGTGGACCGTGCGCGTTCCGTGGCGCTGCCCGCTGATCGCGAGATCCTGCATTTGTTGCCGCAGGAGTTCATCCTCGACGACCAGCCGGGCATTCACGATCCAATCGGCATGGTTGGCACAAAGTTGGAAGTGAATCTGCACCTGTCTACCTGCAGCGGCGGCGTGACGCAGTCAGTCGTTACCTGCGCGAATCGCGCCGGCCTGGAAGTGGTCGATACGGTCTACGAGGGCATCGCGTCGGCGGAAGCCGTGTTGAGTGCGGACGAGCGCGAGCTGGGTGTTTGCATCGCCGACATCGGCGCGAGTTCGACCGAGTTGGCCGTGTTCTTCGAAGGGTCTGTGGCGCACACGGCGGTGCTGCCCATTGGTGGCGATCACTTCACCAATGATCTCGCCGTCGGTCTGCACGTTTCGCAGGAAGAGGCGGAGCGGCTGAAGATTGAGTTTGGCAATTGCGTGGTCACCAGCGTTCCGTCGTTGAACGAGGTGGAAGTTGGCGGAAACCTGCACACGGGCGGCACGACGGCTCCACGGCTGGTGCGCCAGCGCTTTCTCGCAGAGATTCTGGAGCCGCGTGCGCGTGAGCTGTTCACGATGCTGAGGAACAACCTGCGCGAGGGCGGCGTGCTGGAGGCACTGGGCACCGGCTGTGTCATGACTGGCGGCGGAGCTCGTCTGGCCGGGCTGCTGGACGTGGCCGAGTCGCTGCTGCGTACGCCGGCACGCATCGGTTCGCCGGTTCCGCTGAGCCGCATGCCCGAGGAGTTGGCCGAGCCCGAGTTCGCCACCGCGATCGGCATGCTGCTGTACACGCATCGGACTCGCGTGCGTCGCGCCAACGAAGAGTTGGGCCTGAAGCAGAAGTTGAAGGCGATCTTCGCCGGAACGTTCTAA
- a CDS encoding cell division protein FtsQ/DivIB: MPEDTSREKPRARRSADVRRAAADTLPARRERPGVPGDPYADDDTREYLRSRTRGKRIRRGLIPQSKYGRIAAGVGLAAFLASVAGAAYFVSRFVHRDPQFTIASSSAIELQGNQHLSRSQLLSVFGEDVDRNIFDVPLAERKEELEQIPWVEHATVMRLLPNHLRISVVERTPIAFVRQGGTIGMADASGVLLDIPPDAPGNPNYSFPVVTGLKPDDTPESRSQRMHLYAAFLKDLDSGGKKISAELSEVDLSDPEDVKALLPSNNSETMVHFGTEQFLARYNRFQEHITEWRQQYPRLSSVDMRYERQVVLQMPPRDSTVPTPDGKTPADTAPAAKSGAIPTVVARAAAPVREKPSQVATVSLPKPPHAEPRAAAVHETRPAVAHVEPHARPVAQAKHPDTKRADVAKRVEAIKAWMAQRQAARDAARAHAAQ, from the coding sequence ATGCCTGAGGACACCTCTCGCGAAAAGCCTCGCGCGCGGCGCTCGGCAGACGTGCGCCGCGCCGCCGCTGACACGCTGCCCGCCCGGCGCGAGCGTCCTGGCGTGCCCGGCGACCCGTATGCCGACGACGATACCCGCGAGTACCTCCGTTCACGCACCCGAGGCAAGCGCATCCGCCGCGGCCTGATCCCGCAGTCAAAGTACGGCCGCATTGCCGCCGGGGTAGGTCTGGCTGCCTTCCTGGCAAGCGTTGCCGGCGCAGCTTACTTCGTCTCGCGTTTCGTTCATCGTGACCCGCAGTTCACCATCGCGTCATCCTCAGCAATCGAGTTGCAGGGAAACCAGCACCTCTCGCGTTCGCAGTTGCTGAGTGTCTTCGGCGAAGACGTGGATCGCAACATCTTCGACGTCCCGCTCGCGGAGCGGAAAGAAGAGCTGGAGCAGATTCCCTGGGTCGAGCACGCGACGGTCATGCGCCTGCTGCCCAACCACCTGCGCATCTCCGTAGTGGAGCGCACACCGATCGCATTTGTGCGGCAGGGCGGCACCATCGGCATGGCGGATGCGTCCGGTGTATTGCTGGATATTCCACCCGATGCGCCGGGTAATCCGAACTACTCCTTCCCTGTCGTCACCGGCCTGAAGCCCGACGACACGCCGGAGTCGCGTAGTCAGCGCATGCACTTGTACGCGGCATTTCTGAAGGACCTGGACTCGGGCGGGAAGAAGATCTCTGCGGAACTGAGCGAGGTGGACCTGTCTGACCCGGAAGACGTGAAGGCGCTGCTACCAAGCAACAACTCCGAGACCATGGTGCACTTCGGCACGGAGCAGTTTCTGGCCCGCTACAACCGGTTCCAGGAGCACATTACGGAATGGCGCCAGCAGTACCCGCGGCTGAGCAGCGTGGACATGCGCTATGAGCGCCAGGTCGTGCTGCAGATGCCACCGCGCGACTCCACGGTGCCCACACCCGATGGGAAGACGCCGGCCGACACGGCTCCTGCGGCGAAATCAGGTGCGATCCCGACCGTAGTCGCCAGGGCAGCAGCGCCGGTGCGCGAGAAGCCGTCCCAGGTGGCCACCGTCAGTCTGCCAAAGCCCCCGCATGCAGAACCCCGGGCCGCCGCTGTTCATGAGACCAGGCCAGCGGTCGCGCACGTGGAGCCACACGCACGGCCTGTTGCCCAGGCAAAACATCCAGACACCAAGCGGGCCGATGTCGCCAAACGCGTTGAGGCGATCAAGGCCTGGATGGCCCAGCGGCAGGCCGCCCGCGATGCAGCCAGGGCACACGCTGCTCAGTGA
- the murC gene encoding UDP-N-acetylmuramate--L-alanine ligase — MFAATQRIHFVGIGGIGMSGIAEILLSLGYPVSGSDLRTSPVTERLALLGATIFEGHNAEHARPADVVVISSAVRADNPEVAEARLRKIPVVARAEMLAELMRLKYGIAVAGMHGKTTTTSIIAAVMHAARLDPTVVVGGRVDLFGSNARAGNSHFLVAEADESDRSFLKLSPILTVVTNLDREHMENYSGMDDVENCFVEFMNKVPFYGASTACLDDPMLRAILPRVKRRLITYGLSDDADFQAITLPRTPDCYTNFEVSARGIVIGPFQLFVPGVHNLRNATAAVAIAVELGVAPDAIAAGLASFRGVDRRFQHKGSVRDIAVVDDYGHHPTEIRATLAAARDCGYRHVHVLFQPHRYSRTHDLFHEFSSAFRDADSVELVPIYAASEQPIEGVNSESLAEAIYAEGTYTGTSPNLQAAALAVAQRAEPGDLLLTLGAGSVSQAGPMLLEALRGA, encoded by the coding sequence ATGTTCGCCGCAACACAACGGATTCACTTTGTAGGCATCGGCGGCATCGGAATGAGCGGCATCGCAGAGATCCTTCTCTCGCTGGGCTACCCAGTCTCCGGGTCAGACCTGCGCACCTCGCCCGTTACTGAGCGCCTGGCGCTTCTTGGCGCGACCATCTTCGAAGGACATAACGCAGAGCACGCCCGGCCGGCCGACGTGGTGGTGATCTCCTCTGCAGTGCGTGCGGACAATCCAGAGGTCGCGGAAGCCCGGCTCCGCAAGATCCCGGTAGTCGCGCGCGCCGAGATGCTGGCCGAACTGATGCGGCTGAAGTATGGCATCGCCGTTGCCGGCATGCACGGGAAGACGACAACTACGAGCATCATCGCCGCCGTGATGCACGCCGCTCGGCTGGACCCAACGGTGGTGGTGGGCGGCCGCGTCGACCTGTTCGGCTCCAACGCCCGCGCCGGAAATTCGCATTTTCTGGTGGCCGAGGCAGATGAGAGCGACCGCTCCTTCCTGAAGCTCTCCCCGATCCTGACCGTGGTGACCAACCTGGATCGCGAGCACATGGAGAACTACAGCGGCATGGACGACGTGGAGAACTGCTTCGTCGAGTTCATGAACAAGGTGCCGTTCTACGGAGCCTCGACCGCGTGCCTGGATGATCCGATGTTGCGTGCGATTCTGCCGCGTGTGAAGCGCCGGCTGATTACCTATGGCCTGAGCGACGACGCCGACTTTCAGGCCATCACCCTACCTCGCACCCCGGATTGCTACACCAACTTCGAGGTCAGCGCCCGTGGGATCGTAATTGGCCCGTTCCAGTTGTTCGTACCCGGCGTACACAATCTGCGGAATGCTACGGCCGCCGTGGCGATCGCGGTCGAGCTCGGCGTTGCGCCGGATGCAATCGCGGCAGGTCTGGCCAGCTTTCGCGGCGTCGACCGGCGCTTCCAGCACAAGGGCTCCGTCCGTGACATCGCCGTGGTGGACGACTACGGTCACCACCCCACCGAGATCCGGGCCACCCTTGCGGCGGCACGCGACTGCGGCTACCGGCACGTTCACGTCCTGTTCCAACCGCACCGGTACTCCCGCACGCACGACCTGTTCCACGAGTTCAGCAGTGCCTTTCGCGATGCCGATTCGGTGGAGCTGGTCCCGATCTACGCAGCGAGCGAGCAGCCGATCGAAGGTGTCAATAGCGAATCGCTGGCCGAGGCGATCTACGCCGAAGGCACGTACACCGGGACCTCGCCCAACCTGCAGGCAGCGGCGCTGGCCGTTGCACAACGCGCCGAGCCCGGTGACCTGCTGCTGACGCTGGGCGCCGGATCGGTCTCGCAGGCCGGCCCGATGCTGCTGGAAGCCCTGCGCGGCGCCTGA